The window AGATACGTGCCGCGCAGCGAGGCGGTGGCCGCCGCCAGGGCCTCGGCGCCGGGCAGGGCCACCAGCACGTCCACCTCGGGCAGGCGGGCGCTGAAATACTCCGCCAGGGCCTGCACCGCCACGCCGGGCAGGTCCAGCAGCCGGGCACGCACCCCGTCCACGCTGGGCAGGGCACTGGCGATGGCGTCACGGAACACGGCGGGCATGGCCCGAGCTTAAGGCGCCCTGTCTTGCACAACTGTCACATTCCTGTGACAGTTCACCTGACGGGTGTCTGAAGACGGCCAGCAAGGAGAGGGGCTGGCCCGGCAGACCGGACAGGCCCCAGACAACAGGCGTACCCTGGCCGCCATGCAGGCCCGCCTCGCCACCACCGGCCACGCCACTGCCATTGCGCTGGCGGTCACTGCCGGGCACTTCATCAACGATGCCTACGGCGCCATGCTGACCCCGCTGACCCCGGCCCTGCAGGCCAAGTACGGCGTGAGTATCGCCGCCGTGACCTTTCTGTCCAGCGTGTACTCGCTGACCAGTTCGGTGCTGCAGCCCCTGCTGGGCATTCTGGGCGAGCGCCTGGACCGCCGCTACGCCGCTGCGTTGGGCCCGCTGCTCACCGGCCTGGGCCTGACCCTGATGGGCTTCATGCCCTGGTTTGGCGCGCTGGTGCTGCTGGTGGCGGTGGCGGGCTTTGGCAGCGGGTTTTTCCACCCGGCCGGGGCCGCCTATGTCGCCCAGCACAGCCCGCCCGACAAACGGGGTCTGTGGGCCAGCCTGTTCAGCGCCGGGGGCACGGCCGGCATGGCGCTGGGGCCGGTCTTTGCGGGGGTGGGCCTCACGCATCTGCCCTGGTTCGCCCTGATCGGCGCGGCGGTGGCGGCCCTGACCTTTGCCGTCACCCCGGCGGGGGTGCAAAAAGCTCGGCGCGTGTCGCTGGTGGAATACGCCGGTATTTTCCGGGGACCGCTAGCGTGGTTGTGGGGCATGGCGGTGCTGCGCTCACTGGCCAGCATGGGCTACAACGCCATGCTGCCCTTCATCCTGCTGGGCCGGGGCTACGGTCCGCGCGAGGTGGGCCTGACGCTGGGGGTCTATTCCGTGGCCAGCGCGGTGGGCGGCATCATCGGCGGGCGCCTGAGTGACCGTCACGGGCGGGTGCCGGTGCTGCGCGGCGCCATTCTCACCACCATTCCCCTGTTTGCGGGCCTCATTCTGTCCAGTCCAGGCGACTGGTGGTTTTATCCTTTGACCTTCGTGGTGGGGGCCGCTGTGAACGCCAGCATTCCGGTGGGCGTGGTGGCCGCCCAGGAATACGCGCCGGGGCATGTGGCGGTGGCCAGTTCGATCATGATGGGCTTTTCCTGGGGCTTTGCGGGGCTGCTGCTGTTCTTGGTGGGGGCTCTGGCCGATGTGACCAGCCCCGTCACGGCGGCGCTGGCCAGCCTCGCCCTGCTGCTGCCCAGCGCCCTGATTGCGGCGCGCCTGCCCGAGCCACCCCGGGCCGAACTGAAGTAGAGCGGCGTCCTTTAGGGGCGGCAACAGCGGCCAGAGGCGACAGGGTGAGACTAGGCCCAGCCCCATGTGCGGTCTCTGGGCGGGCGTCCGTCCCCTATGCTGCGCGGGCGGCCCGGGTCGCCTGGGCCCACGCCCACCAGCCCAGCCCCGGCGAAAGGAACCCATGCCCCACCCCCACATCCTGCTGCTGACCCTGCACGATCCCACCGAATTTGCCTTTCCAGCGTGGCTGCCCGGGCTGCCTCCCGGCGCGCTGAGCCTGGTGCTGGACGGAGACAGCGTGACGGCCGAAGACCTGACGGCCCTGGCGGCTGACCCGGCCTACGGCTTTGTGCGCGCCTACCCCAACTACCTGAACAACGGCAACGTGTATGCCGATCTGGACGCCCTGCACCGCACGCGCCCCGTGACCCACATCCTGGCCTTTGGCGAGGACGATGTGCTGCGGGCCGCCCGCCTGCGCGAACGCTGGGGCCTGCCGGGGCAGGGGGTGGCCAGCGCCGCGTCCTTCCGCGACAAGGTGCTGGCCCGCGCCCAGGTGCAGGCGGCGGGGGTGCCGGCCCACGCGGGCGCCGCCCTGAACGGCCCGCTGGACCTGCTGGATTTCGTGGCCGTGCATGGCCTGCCCGTCTTCGTAAAGCCCCGGACCAGTTCGGGCTCGGTCTTTGGGCGCCAGATCGCGGACCCGGCTGCCCTGACGGCCTTTCTGGAAAGCGGTTTTGCCCCGCGTGTGCCCTACGCCGAATACGTCTCAGACCTGTGCGTCGAAACCTTTCACCCGGGGCGGCTGTACCACGTGGACGGCATCGCGGTTGGCGCCCAGGTGGCCTGGAGCTGGCCCAGCCAGTACCTCACGCCGGGGCTGGAGATCGGCGCCTTCGCCCAGACGCAGGTGGTGGGCAGCTTCATGCTGAGCCGCCAGGACCCGCTGTTCGGGCCGCTGCAAACGTACGCGCGGGCGGTGTGCGCGGCGCTGAACCTGCCCAGCGGCCACACCTTCCATGCCGAAATTTTTGTGCACGAGGACGGCTCTTTGTCCCTGTGCGAGATCGCCTGCCGCACCGGCGGGGGCCGCATCAATGACACGCTGCACCGGGCGGGCGGCCCGAACCTGAACGAGTGGCAGTGCCGCCTGCAGGCCGGGATGGTGGACGAGGCCACCGCACAGGCCCAGCTTCAGACCCTGGAACCGGCGCAGCTGTGCGGCTGGCTGCTCTTCCCGCCGCAGGAGGGCATGTGCCTGCAGGTGCCGGACTTCACGGAGCTGCCGGGGGTGCAGTCGGCCCAGCTGAACATTGCTCCCGGCGAGGCGGGCTGGGCGCGGGGCTTCAGTGGGGACGCGGCCGGGCATGTGGTCATGGGTGCCCCGGACGGTCCTGCGCTGGCGCGGGCCATGGGGGCAGCCCTGGCGCGGGTGCAGGAGGGTTTGGTGTTTGGCCCGGCAGAAGTGGCTCTGCCGCCCTGCTGACATGACGTTTGAACAATTCCGGAATTTTTCTGACCGGAGGGACCCACAGAGCGGCGGGGCAGAGAGGGAAAAGAGACGGATTGCCGGGCATGGGGCTGAAACAGCGCCGGGGGCGGGGAACAGCCCGTTCGTTTCTGGATGATCCGGCAATGGACGGCAGCCCGGATGACGGCTTCATCGGCTGCGCCCAAAGGTGGATGCCGGGCCCAGGGGCAGGCCGGTACGGTGCCAGGGTGCCCACCTTTGCCGAACTTGGCTTTCTCCTGCTTGCCCTGGGCGGCCCACTGGTGCTGTACCGCTTGATTCCTTCAACCCGCCACCTGCCCAGATTCACCGGGCCGCAGCGTGGGGGGCTCCTGGCCCTGGATCTGATCCGGGTTGCGGGCTGCCTGTTCTTGCCCTACGCGCTGACAGCGCTTCTGAGCACCCTCTGGGACACCCATTTCGGCTGGTGCGCAAAGGTGGATCTGACGGCGCAGTGCTGGGATCACCTGAGCATGGGGCTCTTGACCTGGGGCCTCGCAGTGGGCGTCACGGCCCCACTGCTGACCGGCCTGATCTGGGTGACGCGCCCACTGGGCCAGAACGCTGATGGTCAGGGGAAGAAACGCCCTCTAGGGTGAGGGTATGTTGATTGTGCTTGCGGGCGCCTCTGGTTCGGGGAAAAGCACGTTGCTGCCCTGGCTGAAGGCGGTGCAGCCCGACATTCGCTGGCATGACTTCGATGAACGCTGGGTGGGCGGCGGCAAGCGGGAGCGCCAGCAACTCACCGAAGGCTGGATTCAGACGGCCCTGCACAGTCCCCGGCCCCTGGGCCTGCTGGGGCCCTGCCCACGGGGTGAAGTGCTGGCGGCCCCTGGGGCCCAGCACCTGAGTGCCGTTCATCATCTGCTGCTGGACGTGGCCGACCCCGAACGGGTGCGTCGCCTGCGGGCGCGCGGGGACGGGCACGCCACCCAGGACATGCTGAACTGGGCGGCGTGGTTGCGGGCGCATCAGGTTCTGGCCGACTGGGAACCCCAGGTCCTGACCGACGATGCCTGGGAGGAGATGCGCTGGCCCCAGTGGCAGGCGGCTCCCCAGACAACGTGGCCGGGGCAGACGCTGGACACCACGGGCCTGACGCCGGAACAGACGGCGCAGCGCGTACAGGTCTGGCTGCATGGGCCGCCTGGGTTGGCCGAGGCCCACTGACAGCGGGCCCCAGAAAGGGTGGCGTGGACGTGAGGTGAGGCTACTGTCTGGCTTCAGGGTGAAACGGGCCGCTGCTGTGAGCGCGCGCTGGCGGAAGTGAGGCTGTCTCCAGATGAGCTTCCTGGCTCACCTAGCCGCCCTGGCCTTCCCTTCACGCGGCCCGCCTATCCTGTGGCGCATGACGGGGGCTGTGTGAACAACGAGATCCGGGGGGCGGTGCCCGGGGGCCAGGGCGAGGTGATGGCGCACGCTGTGGACGCCTGCGTGCACTGCGGCTTCTGCCTGCCCGCCTGCCCCACCTACGCGCTGCTGGGCGACGAGATGGACAGCCCCCGTGGCCGCATTGTGCTGATGAAAGAGGTGCTGGAGGGCGCGCTGCCCCTGGCCGACGCCGCGCCGCACCTGGACCGCTGCCTGGGCTGCCAGGGCTGCGTGACCGCCTGCCCCAGTGGCGTGCCCTACGGCGAACTGATCACGGCGTTTCGCGGCTGGTCGGAGCCCCAGCGGGCCCGCTCACCGCTGGACCGGGCCAAGCGGTCGGCCATTCTGAAGATTCTGCCGGCCCCGAAGGTGTTCAGTGTGGCGGCCCGGGTGGGGCAGTACACCAAGCCCCTGGCGCCGCTGCTGCCCGCCGCCCTGCGCGCGCCGCTGGACCTGCTGCCCGAAACGGTGCCCGCCATGCAGCCCAGCCCCGCCGTGACCCCGGCCCGGGGCGTGCAGCGCGGCCGGGTGGCCTTTTTGGTGGGCTGCGCCCAGCAGGCCCTGACCCCTAACTTCAACGCGGCGACCCTGCGGGTGCTGGCCCGCAACGGCATTGAGGTGGTGGTGCCAGAGGGCCAGGGCTGCTGCGGCGCCGCCGCCCTGCACACCGGCGCGCGGGACGAGGCCCTGACCCTGGTGCGCCGCAACCTCGCCACCTTTCACCCGGGCGACTACGACGCCATCCTCTCCAACGCAGCGGGCTGCGGGGCGGGCCTCAAGGAATACCCGATGGTGCTGCGCGGCGAACACGATGAAGCGCGGGCCAGCGCTTTTGCCGCCAAGGTCATGGACATCAGCGAGTATCTGCACCGGCTGCTGCAAGCGGGTGAACTGGAGCCGCCCCTGCCTGCTTCGCGCCCCATCACGGTGGCTTACCACGACGCCTGTCACCTAGCCCACGCCCAGGGGGTGCGCGCCGCGCCCCGCGCCCTGCTGCGCTTCATTCCGGGGGTCACCGTGCAGGAGGTTCCCGAAGGTGACCTGTGCTGCGGCTCGGCGGGCACTTATAACCTGGAACAGCCCGAACTGGCCAGCCAGCTGGGCGCGCGCAAAGCGAAGAACATCCTGTCCACGGCGCCGGACCTGATCGCCAGCGGCAACATTGGCTGCCACACCCAGATTCAGAGCCATGTGCGCCGGGCAGGCAGCCGGGCACCGGTGATGCACACGGTGGAAGTGCTGGACCGGGCGTACCGGGGGGAATTGTGAGTGGGAAGTGGGGAGTGGGAAGTGGGAAAAGACAGGCCTCCGGTCCTCCTCCCCACTCCCCACTCGCCACGGACCTCCTGCGCCGCCTGCCCTCCCACCAGGTGCTCACCACCCTCGCCGAGCGGCGCAATTACCGCTACGACGCCATTCAGTTCGGGGAAACGCCGCTGGCGGTGGTGCTGCCCGAGACCACGGCCGATGTGGTGGCGGCGGTGCAGGCGGCGCGGGCGGCCGGGGTGCCGGTGGTGGGGCGCGGCGCGGCCAGCGGGCTTTCGGGGGGCGCGGCGCCGTTGGAACCGGGACTGGTGATCTCGTTTACCCGCATGACCGGGCTGCGCATAGACCCCGCCCGGCGCGAGGCCCGCGCGCAGGCAGGCGTGGTCACGCTGGCGGTCAGCGAGGCCGCGCGCCCCCACGGCCTGATTTACCCACCCGACCCGGCCTCCTTCCGCACCAGCACCATCGGGGGCAATCTGGCGGAGAATGCGGGCGGCCCCATGTGCTTCAAGTACGGCGTGACCGGCGATTACGTGCGGGCGCTGCAGGTGGTGGACGCGGCCGGCGAGGTTCACGAACTGACCCGCGACGCCTACGATCTGGCCGGCCTGTTCATTGGCTCCGAGGGCACCCTGGGCCTGATGACCGAGGCCACGCTGCGCCTCGTGCCGCCCCCGCGCGTGACCCGCACCCTGATGGCCCATTTCCCGGAGGTGGGGGCGTGTGCCGAGGCGGTGAGTCAGGCGATTGCGGCGGGCGCTGTGCCCAGCAAGCTGGAATTCATGGACCGCGCCTGCACGAACGCCGTCGAGGACTACCTGAGCCTGGGCCTGCCCCGGGGCGCCGAGGCCGTGCTGCTCGTGGACACCGACGGCGACGACCTGCCCACCGTGGAAGAGGAGCGCGCCCTGGTGGAAGCGGCCTGCGTGGCGGCGGGCGGCACCGTGCGCCGCGCCGGGACCGACGCCGAGGCCGCCGCACTGTGGCAGGCGCGGCGCAGCGTCAGCCCCGCCCTGGGCCGCATTCGCCCGCAGCGCATGAATGAGGACATCGCCGTGCCCCGCTCCGCCCTGCCCGAAGTGGTGCGCGAAATCCGCGCCCTGGGCGACGCCAGCGCCTTCACGGTGGTGCAGTTTGGCCACATTGGCGATGGCAACCTGCACCCCAACATCCTCTTTGACCCCCGCCATGACGACCCACACGCGGTGCATGACCTCGCCCACCGCATCGCCCTGGTGGCGCTGCGGCACGGCGGCGTTCTCAGCGGCGAGCACGGCATCGGCACCATGAAACGCGATTTCATGCGCGACGCCGTGGATCCCGTGACCCTGGGCGCCCTGTGGTCGGTCAAGGGTGCGCTGGACCCGGCCGGGCTGCTGAATCCAGGCAAGGTGCTGCCGGAAGAGGTGAAGGGGTGAGGGGTGATGGTCGAAGGAAGATGGTGAAGCGTCGGGGGTGGGGCGATGGGGCTACCGGCTCCGCCCTGAGATTCAGGCGTCAAAGCCTGTTCGTGCAGTCAGCATCCTTTTCCATCAACCATCACCCATCAACCATCCCCACGCCGGAGGCGTTCCATGCCTGTTCTTGACCTCTCGCCGGGGGACCAGACGATCACGGTCAGCGGGGACACCTCGCTGCCCGAGGTCTATGCGGCGCTGCCAGCCGGGCTGTTTCCGCCGTTTCCGCCTGTGGGCCTGCCGGGCGGGGTGGGCGGGCTGGTGCAGCGTGGGGGCTTCGGGCAGACCTTTTTCTTTGCCGGGGACGTGCTGGGCGTGACCTTTCGCGCGCCCAGTGGGCGGGTGGTGCGGGCCGGGGGGCGCACGGTCAAGAACGTGCAGGGGTATGACCTCACCCGGCCGTTTGTGGGGTCGTTTGGCCTGCTGGGCGAGCCGCTGGACGTGACGCTGCGCCTGCGCCCGGGGGTGCACTGGGGGCATGTGGTGTATGCGGGGCCCCTGGTGAGCGCCGCGCGCTTCTCCTGGCAGGCACCGGACGGCACCCACGCCCTGCACTTTGGCCACCGGGCCGAGGTGCAGGCGGCGCTGGCCCTGCCGGGTGCGGTGCCGGTTGCTGTTCCCCCCGATTACACCGCGCTGTTCCCGGGTGGCCTGGGCGTGGGCGAGGGCGGCCCGCTGCGCGACGTCCGTTTTGGCTGGGTGAATGGGGGAGAGGTGCCCGCCCCGCCCGCCCTGTTCCGCACGCTGGCCGCGCAGCTGTAACCGGCGCAGATTCCACTCTGAATGGGCGAGGTCCAGTATTCTGTGGGGCGTGCTTAAACACATTCCCCTGATGACGGCCCTGCTGCTCGGCGCAGCCGGTGCCCAGACTGTCGAGCTTCGCATTCTGGAAACCACCGACCTGCACACGGCAGCCAAGGGGTACGACTACTACCAGGACAAGCCCACGGGCGAATTCGGCCTGGAATACACCGCCACCCTGATCAAGAACGCCCGCGCCGAAAAGCGCAACAGCCTTCTGTTCGACAACGGCGACCTGATTCAGGGCAACCCCCTGGGGGACTACGCCGCGCGCGTGGCGCCCATCAAGGACGGCGAACTGCACCCCATGCACCAGGCCATGCGCGGCCTGCGCTTTGACGCCGCCACGCTGGGCAACCACGAGTTCAACTACGGGCTGGACTACCTGGACCGCGTGCTCAAAAGCGCGCCCATGCCCTACGTGAACGCCAACGTCCTGAACATGGACGGCAGCAACAAGTACACCCCGTACGTCATCCAGCGCAAGCTGGTGTACGACACCCAGAACCGGCCCTACTACCTCAACGTGGGCGTCATCGGGTTCACCCCGCCCCAGATCGTCAACTGGGACAAGGCTCACCTGGACGGCAAGGTGCAGGTGATGGACATCGTGGAAAGCGCGCGCAAGTTCGTGCCTCAGATGAAGGCCCAGGGCGCCGACATCATCGTGGCGCTGGCGCACACCGGCATCAACACCGGCACCTACACCCCCGGCCAGGAGCAGGCGGGCGCCGAGCTGACCAAGGTGCCTGGGCTGGACGTGGTGCTCACCGGGCACAGCCACCTGGAATTCCCCAGCGCCACCTACAAGGACGTGCCTGGCGTGAACCTTGCCAAGGGCACCATCAACGGCAAGGTCGTGCTGATGCCCGGGTTCTGGGGCAACAACCTGGGTGTGGCCGACCTCAAACTGACCTTTGACCGCAAGAGCCAGAAGTGGACCATTGCCGACGCCCAGGGCGCCATTCGCCCCATCTGGGACAAGGCGGCCAAGAAGAACCTCGTGACGGCGGATACGGCGGTGGCGGCGGCGGTGGAGGGCGCACACCAGGGCACCCTGGGCTACGTGCGCGGCAAGGTGGCCGACCTGACGGCCCCCATCAACTCCTACTGGGCGCTGGTGCAGGATGACCCCAGTGTGCAGCTGGTCAGCAACGCCCAGATCGCCTACGTGAAGGCCGCGCTGAGCACCACCCAGTACAAGGACCTGCCGGTGCTTTCGGCCGCCGCGCCCTTCAAGGCTGGGGGCCGCGCGGGTGCCAGCTACTTCACGGACATTCCGGCGGGCACCCTGGCCATCAAGAACGTGGCCGACCTGTACGTCTACCCCAACACGGTGCAGGCTGTGGTGGTCACGGGCGCGGGGCTCAAGGAGTGGCTGGAGCGGAGTGCCGGGCAGTTCAAGCAGATTGACCCCAGCAAGACCGAGCCCCAGGCGCTGGTGGACGAGTCCTTCCCCACCTACAACTTCGACGTGATTGACGGCGTGACCTACGAAATCGACGTGACCCAGCCCAACCGCTACAACAGCAAGGGCGAAGTGGTGAACGCGGGCGCCAATCGCATTAAGAATCTGCAGTACCAGGGCAAGCCCATTGATCCGCAGCAGCAGTTCGTGGTCGCCACGAACAACTACCGCGCGTCAGGCGGCGGTTCCTTCCCCGGCCTGAACGGCAAGAACATCGTGCTGCAGGCGCCGGACGAAACCCGCGAGGCCCTGGTGAAGTACTTCAACGAGCAGAAGACGGTGAACCCCACCGCCGACGGCAACTGGAAACTGACCCCCATCCCCGGCGCCACCCTGCTGTATGTCAGCAGCCCCAACGCCCAGAAGTACCTGCCCGCCGGTGCCCAGCTTCTGCGCACCCGCGAGGACGGCTTCGCGGAATACACCATTAAGTTCTAAGCAGGCCACAGGGAGAGGCACCCGGCGGTGACGTTGCGGTGCCTCTTTTTGGCTGTGGGCTCTGGGCCATGAGCTGTGGGGCAGAGCAGGGCCGGAGGAGAAGCTGTCGTTTGGCGAACACCAGCGCGACCCTAGAGCCGTTGCCATCAAGAAGATGTTGAGTCTCGACCCTTTCCTCTCGTGGGACTCGAAGAGTTGCGCCGCAGAGAGGGCCCCCGCGCAGCGAGGGGTGAGGGGGGTCTTCTGTCAATCGCTCCAGAGGCGAACCGTCCGTCGCCCCGGAGCGAACACCGGCGAACAACATCGGCAGACGTGGAATTGAGGCCCGCGCTCCAACCCCTCAATCCCACTCCTGATCCCCGCTCAATTCCTTTTTTTCCTCATGGCCCATAGCTCATGGCTCAGAGCCAACAGAAAAGCACCCCCGCAGAGGTGCCTTTCGTGCCTTCCTTCAGTCGCGGTCAATATTGCGCAGGAACGCGGGGATGTCGTAGTCCTTGGGATCGTAGGCGGTGCCGCCGCGCACGGGCTTGACCATCGTGTCAATCACGCTGGAGCGCAGGCCGCCCGCCACCGTCACGGGCATGTCGTTAAAGCCGGTGGCAATCACGGTCACGCGCACCTCGTCGCCGGCCGCCTCGTCGGGCGTAATGCCGAACAGAATGTCGGGTTCCTCGAAGCCGGTGGCCTCGCGGATCTTCTCAACGATCTCGTTGGCGTCGGTCATGGACAGGTCGTAGCTGCCGGTCACGTTCACCAGAATGCGGCGCGCGCCTTCAATGCCGCGCTCCAGCAGCGGCGAGTGAATGGCGCTCATGGCGGCTTCTTCGGCCACCTTCTCGCCGCGCCCGGCCCCGATACCCATGAGCACCGTGCCAGAGTTCGCCAGCAGGTTGCGCACGTCGGCGAAGTCCAGGTTGATCATGCCTTCCACGTTGATCACGTCGCTGATGCCCTTAACGCCGTAGTACAGGACGCGGTCGGCAATCAGGAAGGCTTCGCGGAAGGAGACCTTCTTGTCCACGGCGGTGAGCAGCTTCTCGTTGTTCACCACGATCATGCCGTCCACACGGTCGGCCAGCTTGCCGATGCCCTCTTCGGCCACGCGCAGGCGCTTGGGGCCTTCAAACTTGAAAGGGCGCGTGACAATCGCCACGGTCAGAATGCCCATCTCGCGGGCAATCTCGGCCACCACGGGCGCGCTGCCGGTGCCGGTGCCGCCGCCCATGCCGGCCGTGATGAACAGCATGTCGGTGCCTTCAAGGTATTCCTTGATGCGCTCGCGGTCTTCCAGCGCGGCCTTTTCGCCCACTTC of the Deinococcus aquaedulcis genome contains:
- the ftsZ gene encoding cell division protein FtsZ; the protein is MQAARIRVIGLGGAGNNAVNRMIESGLEGVEFIAGNTDAQVLAKSHAEIRIQLGDRLTRGLGAGADPEVGEKAALEDRERIKEYLEGTDMLFITAGMGGGTGTGSAPVVAEIAREMGILTVAIVTRPFKFEGPKRLRVAEEGIGKLADRVDGMIVVNNEKLLTAVDKKVSFREAFLIADRVLYYGVKGISDVINVEGMINLDFADVRNLLANSGTVLMGIGAGRGEKVAEEAAMSAIHSPLLERGIEGARRILVNVTGSYDLSMTDANEIVEKIREATGFEEPDILFGITPDEAAGDEVRVTVIATGFNDMPVTVAGGLRSSVIDTMVKPVRGGTAYDPKDYDIPAFLRNIDRD
- a CDS encoding MFS transporter, whose protein sequence is MQARLATTGHATAIALAVTAGHFINDAYGAMLTPLTPALQAKYGVSIAAVTFLSSVYSLTSSVLQPLLGILGERLDRRYAAALGPLLTGLGLTLMGFMPWFGALVLLVAVAGFGSGFFHPAGAAYVAQHSPPDKRGLWASLFSAGGTAGMALGPVFAGVGLTHLPWFALIGAAVAALTFAVTPAGVQKARRVSLVEYAGIFRGPLAWLWGMAVLRSLASMGYNAMLPFILLGRGYGPREVGLTLGVYSVASAVGGIIGGRLSDRHGRVPVLRGAILTTIPLFAGLILSSPGDWWFYPLTFVVGAAVNASIPVGVVAAQEYAPGHVAVASSIMMGFSWGFAGLLLFLVGALADVTSPVTAALASLALLLPSALIAARLPEPPRAELK
- a CDS encoding FAD-binding oxidoreductase, which produces MGSGKRQASGPPPHSPLATDLLRRLPSHQVLTTLAERRNYRYDAIQFGETPLAVVLPETTADVVAAVQAARAAGVPVVGRGAASGLSGGAAPLEPGLVISFTRMTGLRIDPARREARAQAGVVTLAVSEAARPHGLIYPPDPASFRTSTIGGNLAENAGGPMCFKYGVTGDYVRALQVVDAAGEVHELTRDAYDLAGLFIGSEGTLGLMTEATLRLVPPPRVTRTLMAHFPEVGACAEAVSQAIAAGAVPSKLEFMDRACTNAVEDYLSLGLPRGAEAVLLVDTDGDDLPTVEEERALVEAACVAAGGTVRRAGTDAEAAALWQARRSVSPALGRIRPQRMNEDIAVPRSALPEVVREIRALGDASAFTVVQFGHIGDGNLHPNILFDPRHDDPHAVHDLAHRIALVALRHGGVLSGEHGIGTMKRDFMRDAVDPVTLGALWSVKGALDPAGLLNPGKVLPEEVKG
- a CDS encoding DUF5639 domain-containing protein, yielding MPVLDLSPGDQTITVSGDTSLPEVYAALPAGLFPPFPPVGLPGGVGGLVQRGGFGQTFFFAGDVLGVTFRAPSGRVVRAGGRTVKNVQGYDLTRPFVGSFGLLGEPLDVTLRLRPGVHWGHVVYAGPLVSAARFSWQAPDGTHALHFGHRAEVQAALALPGAVPVAVPPDYTALFPGGLGVGEGGPLRDVRFGWVNGGEVPAPPALFRTLAAQL
- a CDS encoding ATP-grasp domain-containing protein → MPHPHILLLTLHDPTEFAFPAWLPGLPPGALSLVLDGDSVTAEDLTALAADPAYGFVRAYPNYLNNGNVYADLDALHRTRPVTHILAFGEDDVLRAARLRERWGLPGQGVASAASFRDKVLARAQVQAAGVPAHAGAALNGPLDLLDFVAVHGLPVFVKPRTSSGSVFGRQIADPAALTAFLESGFAPRVPYAEYVSDLCVETFHPGRLYHVDGIAVGAQVAWSWPSQYLTPGLEIGAFAQTQVVGSFMLSRQDPLFGPLQTYARAVCAALNLPSGHTFHAEIFVHEDGSLSLCEIACRTGGGRINDTLHRAGGPNLNEWQCRLQAGMVDEATAQAQLQTLEPAQLCGWLLFPPQEGMCLQVPDFTELPGVQSAQLNIAPGEAGWARGFSGDAAGHVVMGAPDGPALARAMGAALARVQEGLVFGPAEVALPPC
- the glcF gene encoding glycolate oxidase subunit GlcF — its product is MNNEIRGAVPGGQGEVMAHAVDACVHCGFCLPACPTYALLGDEMDSPRGRIVLMKEVLEGALPLADAAPHLDRCLGCQGCVTACPSGVPYGELITAFRGWSEPQRARSPLDRAKRSAILKILPAPKVFSVAARVGQYTKPLAPLLPAALRAPLDLLPETVPAMQPSPAVTPARGVQRGRVAFLVGCAQQALTPNFNAATLRVLARNGIEVVVPEGQGCCGAAALHTGARDEALTLVRRNLATFHPGDYDAILSNAAGCGAGLKEYPMVLRGEHDEARASAFAAKVMDISEYLHRLLQAGELEPPLPASRPITVAYHDACHLAHAQGVRAAPRALLRFIPGVTVQEVPEGDLCCGSAGTYNLEQPELASQLGARKAKNILSTAPDLIASGNIGCHTQIQSHVRRAGSRAPVMHTVEVLDRAYRGEL
- the cpdB gene encoding 2',3'-cyclic-nucleotide 2'-phosphodiesterase, with the protein product MTALLLGAAGAQTVELRILETTDLHTAAKGYDYYQDKPTGEFGLEYTATLIKNARAEKRNSLLFDNGDLIQGNPLGDYAARVAPIKDGELHPMHQAMRGLRFDAATLGNHEFNYGLDYLDRVLKSAPMPYVNANVLNMDGSNKYTPYVIQRKLVYDTQNRPYYLNVGVIGFTPPQIVNWDKAHLDGKVQVMDIVESARKFVPQMKAQGADIIVALAHTGINTGTYTPGQEQAGAELTKVPGLDVVLTGHSHLEFPSATYKDVPGVNLAKGTINGKVVLMPGFWGNNLGVADLKLTFDRKSQKWTIADAQGAIRPIWDKAAKKNLVTADTAVAAAVEGAHQGTLGYVRGKVADLTAPINSYWALVQDDPSVQLVSNAQIAYVKAALSTTQYKDLPVLSAAAPFKAGGRAGASYFTDIPAGTLAIKNVADLYVYPNTVQAVVVTGAGLKEWLERSAGQFKQIDPSKTEPQALVDESFPTYNFDVIDGVTYEIDVTQPNRYNSKGEVVNAGANRIKNLQYQGKPIDPQQQFVVATNNYRASGGGSFPGLNGKNIVLQAPDETREALVKYFNEQKTVNPTADGNWKLTPIPGATLLYVSSPNAQKYLPAGAQLLRTREDGFAEYTIKF